A genomic window from Salvelinus namaycush isolate Seneca chromosome 5, SaNama_1.0, whole genome shotgun sequence includes:
- the LOC120048711 gene encoding complement C1s subcomponent-like: MLGVSLCLFLLPLCAISMLSGWVESPGYPRGYPPDASLNWSRCAPPGHTLALRLTHLDMEDSDGCENDALEIFADGKHIALQCGEMSFEDLDSTVNPSLLSSVEGCLSLSFRSDYSNTKRHTGFRGFYMLQDFDECEEDPDNGCTQFCHNYIGGYLCSCRLGYHLDTDGHTCTVSCTEDLSGSLRGVISSPSRPGPYAEHAHCSYILSVEDNLELLLHFTGEFDVEQGPDGQCVDTLMVETSAGTQGPFCGRVPPSPPLRTGSHHARILFNSDGQGSNNGFTIHYRTTTKTCRGIVTSDSTLAPQQPKYHQGDTVTVTCDLGSVLNTGDNEYESTCQRTGEWSPVYRCEPVDCGEPDTSSDEALQLVDKDPSTLFRDKVQFKCESKYYTLEGDEKYICDASGTWTSVKGQEKLPKCIEVCGKTETDISSFGRILGGSQAKMGEIPWQLLTKQPKRGGASLINDRWAITAAHVVDGNEESKLTFFGGLIDGTKAKDTDPNVVIMVTDKIIIHPDYIKGIAGDERTNYDNDIALIRMSSRVKLGPNVLPICLPEADGGFKERQQGTVSGWGGTENKHETKMLDKSKFLLHTSVGRYPKIICEDTPVLSITKPMVFTENMFCAGGDVTDSCKGDSGGPLFLPMLGLGNKNNRGPYRLRGIVSWGSLCELGKDSKKGYYTKVENYLDWIKKTIEREEQG; this comes from the exons cctctgtctgttcctcctgCCCCTCTGTGCCATCTCGATGCTCTCGGGGTGGGTGGAGTCTCCAGGCTATCCCCGTGGTTACCCACCTGATGCCAGTCTGAACTGGAGCAGGTGTGCCCCTCCCGGCCACACCCTCGCCCTCAGGCTGACACACCTGGACATGGAGGACAGTGACGGCTGCGAGAACGACGCCCTGGAG ATCTTTGCAGATGGAAAGCACATAGCCCTTCAATGTGGTGAAATGTCGTTTGAGGACCTTGATTCTACCGTCAATCCCTCACTCCTTTCCTCCGTGGagggctgcctctctctctcgttccgcTCTGACTACTCCAACACCAAGAGACACACTGGCTTCAGAGGCTTTTACATGCTGCAAG ACTTTGATGAGTGTGAGGAGGACCCAGATAACGGATGTACCCAGTTCTGCCACAACTACATTGGAGGCTACCTCTGCTCCTGTCGCCTTGGTTACCACCTGGACACAGACGGACACACCTGcacag TGAGTTGCACTGAGGACCTGTCCGGCTCGCTGCGTGGTGTGATATCCAGTCCGTCTCGGCCCGGCCCATATGCTGAGCATGCCCACTGCTCCtacatcctgtcagtagaggacaACCTGGAGCTGCTCCTACACTTCACTGGGGAGTTTGATGTGGAGCAGGGGCCAGACGGACAGTGTGTGGACACACTCATG GTTGAGACTTCCGCTGGGACTCAGGGGCCATTCTGTGGCCGTgtgcccccctcccctcccctccgcaCTGGGTCACACCACGCCCGCATTCTCTTCAACTCTGACGGACAGGGCTCCAACAATGGCTTCACTATCCACTACAGAACCACAA CAAAGACCTGCAGAGGGATTGTGACCTCCGACTCCACCTTAGCCCCACAGCAACCTAAATATCACCAAGGTGACACAGTCACAGTGACCTGCGACCTAGGCAGTGTTCTGAACACA GGTGACAACGAGTATGAGTCGACATGCCAGAGGACAGGCGAGTGGAGTCCTGTGTACCGCTGTGAAC CTGTGGATTGTGGAGAACCAGACACTTCTAGTGATGAGGCCCTTCAACTGGTGGACAAGGATCCAAGCACCCTGTTTCGTGACAAGGTCCAGTTCAAGTGTGAATCCAAATACTACACACTGGAGGGAGACG AGAAGTACATCTGTGATGCCAGTGGTACGTGGACATCGGTCAAGGGCCAAGAAAAGTTACCAAAGTGCATCGAAG TGTGTGGGAAGACAGAAACAGATATTTCCAGCTTTGGAAGAATTTTGGGGGGCAGCCAGGCGAAGATGGGAGAGATACCCTGGCAGCTTCTCACTAAACAGCCCAAAAGAGGAGGAGCATCCCTGATCAATGACCGGTGGGCCATCACAGCAGCTCATGTAGTGGATGGCAACGAAGAAAGCAAGCTTACATTTTTCGGGGGGCTGATAGATGGGACAAAAGCAAAAGATACTGATCCTAACGTGGTTATCATGGTAACGGATAAGATTATCATTCACCCTGACTACATAAAGGGCATAGCTGGTGATGAACGCACAAACTACGACAACGACATAGCTCTCATCAGAATGTCTTCCAGGGTGAAGTTAGGGCCCAATGTTCTCCCCATATGCCTGCCTGAGGCTGATGGAGGATTCAAAGAGCGTCAACAAGGCACTGTTTCAGGGTGGGGTGGGACAGAGAATAAACATGAAACCAAAATGTTGGATAAAAGCAAATTCTTGCTTCACACATCTGTGGGAAGATACCCCAAAATTATTTGTGAGGATACACCTGTGTTGTCTATTACCAAGCCAATGGTTTTCACTGAGAACATGTTCTGTGCAGGGGGTGATGTGACAGATAGCTGCAAGGGGGATAGTGGGGGTCCATTATTTCTCCCTATGCTGGGATTAGGGAACAAGAACAACAGAGGGCCATATCGTCTGAGAGGCATTGTGTCCTGGGGTTCCCTTTGTGAACTGGGAAAGGATTCTAAAAAGGGTTACTACACAAAAGTGGAGAATTACTTAGACTGGATCAAGAAGAccatagagagagaagagcaggggTAA